One region of Candidatus Bathyarchaeia archaeon genomic DNA includes:
- a CDS encoding TatD family hydrolase, producing MKFVDAHIHLSDPEYNGKIPAIIEDAKQTGIVALVSNSMNLETSKTSLRLAQEHPSMVNAALGIHPRNANQLAPNELEQTINLIQQNKEKVTAIGEIGLDPQYAKRREQKNAQATVFHEMLKAAERLELPVIVHSRWSAQKILDTLPSYTIKGVLWHWFSGPVELLPKIVERGDYVSEGPPAAFSERIQEIVRTVPLERLLTETDGPVRYYGPFEHKPTTPAFIPEVIRAMARVKEVEERKVIEQILSNFTDLFNIAL from the coding sequence ATGAAATTCGTCGACGCACACATCCACCTCTCAGATCCAGAATACAACGGAAAAATCCCAGCGATTATCGAAGACGCCAAACAAACAGGCATCGTAGCCCTAGTCTCAAACAGCATGAACTTAGAAACCAGCAAAACCAGCCTCAGACTAGCCCAAGAACACCCAAGCATGGTCAACGCAGCTCTAGGCATTCACCCGCGGAACGCCAACCAACTAGCACCAAACGAACTTGAACAAACCATAAACCTCATTCAACAAAACAAAGAAAAAGTAACCGCAATAGGAGAGATAGGCTTAGACCCCCAATACGCCAAACGAAGAGAGCAGAAGAATGCACAGGCAACAGTCTTCCACGAAATGCTAAAGGCCGCTGAAAGACTAGAGCTTCCCGTCATCGTTCACTCAAGATGGAGCGCCCAGAAAATTCTCGACACACTGCCTTCTTACACAATAAAAGGTGTCCTGTGGCACTGGTTCAGCGGTCCAGTCGAGCTCTTGCCAAAAATCGTTGAACGCGGAGACTATGTCTCCGAAGGACCACCAGCCGCATTTTCGGAAAGAATACAAGAAATTGTTCGAACTGTCCCATTGGAACGTCTTCTAACGGAAACTGATGGACCAGTTCGGTACTATGGTCCCTTTGAGCACAAGCCAACCACGCCGGCGTTCATTCCAGAAGTCATAAGGGCAATGGCGCGCGTCAAGGAAGTGGAAGAGAGAAAGGTCATCGAGCAGATTCTGAGCAACTTCACAGATCTATTCAATATAGCCCTCTGA
- a CDS encoding 30S ribosomal protein S17e, whose translation MPRTQQFANTMRLSRYLGKVRPEKVKKVARELVKRFPGQFTTDFESNKKVLASKATIYSTKLRNLIAGYVTRLLVIAKAAEAGESEEETEGSEEETD comes from the coding sequence GTGCCAAGAACACAACAGTTCGCCAACACAATGAGGTTGAGCCGGTATTTGGGTAAGGTTCGTCCAGAGAAAGTCAAGAAAGTCGCTAGGGAACTGGTGAAACGTTTCCCAGGCCAATTCACGACAGACTTCGAGAGCAATAAGAAAGTGCTCGCATCAAAAGCGACCATTTACTCGACTAAACTCAGAAACCTGATAGCCGGCTATGTAACAAGACTTCTCGTAATCGCAAAGGCAGCGGAAGCCGGCGAATCAGAAGAAGAAACTGAAGGCTCTGAGGAAGAAACAGACTAA
- a CDS encoding CPBP family intramembrane glutamic endopeptidase yields the protein MQKLGYRSLSRAQYSLTGLVIFTIGFLITFSARLYLSSTQTPQTEAVGAIDAIVEVALKLSLVLIPILFIKLIHREPLNRFGIAAGKTPFKHLAIGASTALLWLFLNYLALLSIFGFDVITIRGWTYVQSPAWLFQFFHLLTLNSIGEEIESRAYLQSVFSRATSIRGGIAVSAVLFGVGHVPINLYIYHSSAMTTVFNVTGAAIFGVVAGYLYAITGNILASISLHSVWNVMQVSLPLQIDIPTSTSFIMYVFTGAASLIILFIILALLILLHRRKPHWLVKSEAT from the coding sequence ATGCAAAAGCTAGGTTATAGGAGTCTATCCAGAGCCCAATATTCATTGACGGGCTTAGTGATATTCACCATAGGATTCCTCATAACTTTCAGCGCTCGCCTCTACCTATCCTCGACCCAAACGCCACAAACAGAGGCTGTTGGAGCTATCGACGCGATTGTTGAAGTTGCACTCAAGCTCAGTCTTGTTTTGATTCCTATTCTTTTCATCAAGCTAATTCACCGGGAACCTCTGAACCGATTTGGCATTGCAGCGGGCAAAACGCCTTTCAAGCATTTGGCGATTGGGGCTTCCACAGCCCTGCTGTGGCTTTTCCTCAACTACCTAGCTTTGCTATCTATTTTCGGCTTCGACGTCATCACAATCAGAGGCTGGACATACGTGCAGTCACCTGCTTGGCTTTTCCAGTTCTTCCACCTCCTGACACTGAACAGCATAGGCGAGGAAATCGAAAGCAGGGCGTATCTGCAATCTGTGTTTTCGCGAGCAACAAGCATAAGAGGAGGCATAGCAGTTTCCGCAGTTTTGTTTGGTGTCGGCCACGTTCCCATAAATCTCTACATCTATCACTCCAGCGCAATGACAACTGTGTTCAATGTTACAGGCGCCGCAATCTTCGGCGTGGTAGCTGGCTACCTTTACGCAATCACGGGCAACATTCTGGCGTCCATATCTCTTCACAGCGTGTGGAACGTAATGCAAGTATCTCTTCCATTGCAGATCGACATTCCGACAAGCACGTCTTTCATCATGTATGTCTTTACTGGCGCAGCAAGCCTCATAATACTGTTTATAATACTCGCATTACTTATTCTGCTGCACAGACGTAAACCACATTGGCTCGTGAAAAGCGAGGCAACTTAA
- a CDS encoding ParB N-terminal domain-containing protein, with product MPTPVAYIVADRRLDLSIAILDISMLHLHEETIPELMNYLARAINADAYIKHPIIVDQKSLVVLDGVHRVAALGKIGVRRVPACLVDYGNSAIQVLSWYRTITNSSNADKILGQIKKTDCTLESTEEKPEHLIGVSPTVAALLFRSQTFLVNHPFRHLQEAYDVIGRIEERLTGAGFKVRYEAQQDALENLRRKLASAVLCTPTISKEEIIKSALSKRIFAWKATRHVIPARPLSVNAPLILLRDRNKSLSQVNDGLRHLLKERKLRRLPAGSVVDGRRYEEELYVFEE from the coding sequence TTGCCCACGCCAGTTGCCTACATTGTCGCTGACAGAAGACTAGACCTGAGTATCGCAATACTCGATATAAGCATGCTCCATCTGCACGAGGAAACTATTCCGGAACTGATGAACTACCTAGCGCGCGCCATCAATGCTGACGCATACATCAAACATCCGATCATCGTGGACCAAAAGTCGCTGGTGGTCCTAGATGGAGTTCATCGAGTCGCGGCATTGGGCAAAATCGGAGTCAGGCGGGTCCCGGCGTGTCTTGTCGACTACGGCAACTCAGCGATTCAAGTGCTGAGCTGGTACAGAACCATAACAAACTCCTCAAATGCCGACAAAATCCTCGGGCAAATTAAGAAAACAGACTGCACCTTAGAAAGTACCGAAGAAAAACCTGAACATTTGATCGGTGTTTCTCCCACGGTTGCCGCGCTTCTGTTTCGAAGCCAAACCTTTCTTGTTAACCATCCTTTCAGACACCTGCAAGAAGCCTACGACGTAATTGGACGCATTGAAGAACGGCTAACGGGTGCCGGGTTCAAGGTAAGGTACGAAGCTCAGCAGGATGCACTTGAGAACCTAAGGCGAAAATTAGCTTCCGCGGTGCTCTGCACTCCTACGATTAGCAAGGAGGAAATCATCAAATCAGCCCTGTCTAAGCGCATTTTCGCGTGGAAAGCCACAAGGCACGTCATTCCAGCCCGACCCTTGAGCGTGAATGCGCCTCTTATCCTCTTGAGAGACAGAAATAAATCCTTATCCCAAGTTAACGACGGTCTGAGACACCTACTGAAGGAAAGGAAACTACGACGGTTGCCTGCGGGAAGCGTTGTCGACGGTAGAAGATACGAAGAAGAACTGTATGTCTTCGAGGAATGA
- a CDS encoding MoaD/ThiS family protein, whose product MIEKDQIAMKLSKATIRDVVQALAESMSLEARRLLIDPELNDPRPNTLILVNGREISALNGLETEVSDGDEVTFIPVAHGG is encoded by the coding sequence TTGATTGAAAAGGACCAGATAGCAATGAAGCTTAGCAAAGCAACCATCAGAGACGTTGTTCAGGCCCTAGCTGAGTCAATGTCGCTTGAGGCTAGAAGACTACTAATCGACCCCGAGCTAAACGACCCACGCCCAAACACACTCATCCTTGTAAATGGGCGAGAGATCAGTGCCCTCAATGGCTTGGAGACAGAAGTCAGCGACGGTGACGAAGTGACATTTATTCCAGTTGCACACGGCGGCTAA
- a CDS encoding 30S ribosomal protein S15, which produces MPKTERGKAQSTRPVGKRPPAWAKYTPEEVESLVIKLARDGQSSSKIGIVLRDQYGIPLTKPIAGKSVTDIMKQSGLVPSIPEDMEVLLKKVSRLSVHLERNKKDKYNVRARQNIEAKIHKLARYYKREGLLPADWKYEAKTASLV; this is translated from the coding sequence ATGCCAAAAACCGAACGAGGCAAAGCCCAGTCCACTCGACCAGTTGGGAAGCGACCGCCAGCTTGGGCTAAATACACGCCCGAAGAGGTCGAGTCTCTCGTTATCAAACTGGCTAGAGATGGACAAAGCTCCAGCAAGATAGGCATAGTCTTGCGCGATCAGTACGGCATACCTCTGACCAAACCAATTGCTGGGAAATCCGTTACGGATATAATGAAACAGTCGGGGTTGGTTCCATCCATTCCTGAGGACATGGAGGTCTTGTTAAAGAAGGTTTCCCGACTATCGGTTCATCTGGAGAGAAACAAGAAAGACAAGTACAATGTGCGGGCGCGACAGAACATAGAGGCGAAGATTCACAAGCTCGCCAGATACTACAAACGTGAAGGTCTCTTGCCAGCCGACTGGAAATATGAGGCGAAAACCGCCAGTTTGGTTTAG
- a CDS encoding DHH family phosphoesterase, whose translation MALEKNGQFESFFSAAAQAADVAKKCINDGGFIHVVSHLDADGLAAAGIIGAALARFDATFRIRIERWLDEKVIERIATDKHTLIVFCDFGSGDLDFLNTKLKDRQTVILDHHQPVSSADPAFAHVNPHLHGIDGSRDLSSAGITYFVAKALDPRNTDLSGTAIVGALGDMQDKYEQRKLGGPNALIVEDAQKVGCLRTETDLMFFGRETRPIHRALACTTTPFIAGLSGEEDKSLAFLANLGIAPKKGEKWRALRDLSEDEKKKLFNALADYMVSRGLPGDAALSLRGSVYTLVHEEPWTPLRDAREFSVLLNATGRMDRPSLGIAICMGDRGAALEEANAVLEDYRRTITKYLNWLMEPNMDRIEELGSIYVVRGEGVIDDKIIGTISSILSTNLAKPEKPIIAYATVPKENLAKISARAIDTIVAKGLNLGEILRVAAEKSAGKGGGHNIAAGAQVPINELDSFIKSVNALVKDQLEASKLGS comes from the coding sequence TTGGCTCTGGAAAAAAACGGTCAATTTGAGTCTTTTTTTAGTGCGGCGGCTCAAGCAGCAGACGTCGCGAAAAAATGTATCAACGATGGCGGCTTTATCCACGTCGTTTCTCACTTAGATGCAGATGGACTGGCAGCAGCGGGCATAATCGGAGCAGCGCTGGCAAGATTTGACGCCACATTTCGCATAAGGATTGAACGGTGGCTGGACGAAAAAGTCATTGAACGCATCGCTACCGACAAACATACGCTCATAGTTTTCTGCGATTTCGGCAGCGGCGACCTCGACTTCTTAAATACCAAACTGAAAGACAGACAAACTGTAATCCTCGACCATCATCAGCCAGTGAGCAGCGCAGACCCTGCTTTCGCTCACGTGAATCCCCATTTGCATGGAATCGATGGTTCGCGAGACCTGAGTTCAGCAGGAATCACGTATTTCGTAGCAAAAGCTCTAGACCCTCGAAACACGGATTTGTCGGGCACAGCCATTGTAGGCGCCCTTGGCGATATGCAAGATAAGTATGAACAGCGCAAGTTGGGCGGACCAAACGCGCTTATTGTGGAAGACGCCCAAAAAGTTGGCTGCCTCAGAACTGAGACTGACCTGATGTTTTTCGGCAGAGAAACCCGTCCAATTCACAGGGCTTTGGCTTGTACCACAACGCCTTTCATCGCTGGTCTGAGCGGCGAAGAAGACAAGAGTCTAGCTTTCCTGGCTAATCTCGGCATCGCGCCGAAGAAAGGCGAGAAATGGCGGGCTTTACGAGATTTGTCTGAAGATGAAAAGAAAAAACTCTTCAACGCATTAGCGGATTATATGGTGTCGCGCGGTCTGCCCGGGGACGCGGCGCTTAGCCTTCGGGGAAGTGTCTACACACTGGTTCATGAAGAGCCTTGGACTCCGTTACGCGATGCCAGAGAGTTTTCAGTCCTGTTGAACGCGACGGGGCGTATGGACAGGCCGAGTTTGGGCATCGCTATTTGCATGGGAGATCGCGGGGCTGCGTTAGAAGAAGCAAACGCCGTGCTTGAGGATTACAGACGAACCATCACGAAGTATTTGAACTGGCTTATGGAGCCCAATATGGACCGCATTGAAGAGCTGGGCAGCATTTACGTGGTGCGCGGCGAAGGTGTAATTGACGATAAAATCATAGGCACAATATCCTCCATCCTGTCTACCAATCTAGCCAAGCCTGAAAAACCCATCATTGCCTACGCGACCGTTCCCAAAGAGAATCTGGCAAAGATATCAGCTCGAGCTATAGACACGATTGTCGCTAAGGGACTAAACCTCGGTGAAATCCTAAGAGTTGCAGCTGAAAAAAGTGCGGGCAAAGGCGGAGGACATAACATTGCAGCTGGAGCGCAAGTGCCCATCAATGAATTGGATTCGTTCATCAAATCGGTCAATGCACTCGTCAAAGATCAGTTGGAAGCTTCAAAACTTGGAAGCTGA
- a CDS encoding KEOPS complex subunit Pcc1, whose protein sequence is MEAEISLSYKTSREAEAVARAVSPDNARVPKDLSIRTTRQGTRVLTILKCRATMLTFISTMDDLLSAVSVAERSVSAVKKR, encoded by the coding sequence TTGGAAGCTGAAATCTCGCTTTCGTACAAGACCAGCAGAGAAGCTGAAGCAGTCGCTAGGGCTGTGTCTCCTGACAACGCAAGGGTTCCCAAGGACTTGAGCATCAGAACCACAAGACAAGGAACAAGAGTCCTTACGATTCTAAAATGCAGAGCAACCATGCTAACCTTCATTTCCACAATGGATGATTTATTGAGCGCCGTTTCTGTGGCTGAAAGATCTGTTTCAGCTGTAAAGAAGCGGTGA
- the serS gene encoding serine--tRNA ligase: MLDIKLIRENPEMVRKNLEKRGDPDLQKQLNDLIRSDAEWRQLLTQVNELRHKRRIVTEEVAKLKKEGEDAAQKLREAKSIPEQIEKLEKEVENRREKVNNLLYRLPNLLHDSVPFGKNEGANEIVRLVGKPLEFDFPPKNHMEIAQNLDLVDAERAAKIAGHGFYYLKGALALLDLAILRYAVDFLVKRGYQLVEPPSMLRKRAYLGATDLEFFEEQLYKIEGEELYMIATAEHPLAAYFMDDVIEQSALPVKLVGFSTNFRKEVGAHGKYTKGLFRMHQFNKVEQFIFCLPQDSWILHEELQKNAEDLYAGLGLHFRTTNVCTGDIGNLAAKKYDIEVWMADGVYREIGSNSNCTDYQARRLNIRYREKKGMAPAGFVHTLNNTALATSRTMMAILEQYQQKDDSVVIPKALRPYMNETEKITKA, from the coding sequence ATGTTGGACATTAAGCTGATACGTGAAAATCCGGAAATGGTGCGAAAGAACTTAGAGAAGCGAGGCGACCCTGACTTGCAGAAACAGTTGAACGACCTGATTCGGTCCGACGCGGAATGGAGGCAACTCCTGACCCAAGTCAACGAACTAAGACACAAGAGAAGAATAGTAACAGAAGAGGTTGCCAAGCTCAAGAAAGAGGGAGAGGACGCTGCCCAAAAGCTGAGAGAAGCCAAAAGCATACCAGAACAAATCGAAAAACTTGAGAAAGAAGTTGAGAATCGCAGGGAAAAAGTCAACAACCTGCTTTATCGTTTGCCCAACCTGTTGCACGACTCCGTTCCATTTGGCAAAAACGAAGGGGCTAACGAAATAGTGCGTCTCGTAGGCAAGCCGCTCGAGTTCGATTTTCCACCAAAGAATCATATGGAAATCGCGCAGAATCTCGACTTGGTTGACGCTGAAAGAGCGGCAAAGATCGCTGGGCACGGGTTCTACTACCTCAAAGGAGCGCTTGCGCTCTTGGACTTGGCAATACTGCGGTACGCCGTGGATTTCTTGGTAAAACGAGGATACCAGCTTGTTGAACCGCCTTCCATGCTCCGTAAGAGAGCATACCTGGGCGCCACTGACCTTGAATTCTTTGAAGAACAGCTTTACAAGATTGAAGGCGAAGAGCTGTACATGATAGCCACAGCTGAACACCCGTTAGCCGCGTATTTCATGGACGACGTAATCGAACAGAGCGCCTTGCCCGTAAAACTCGTTGGATTCAGCACCAATTTCCGAAAGGAGGTGGGAGCTCACGGCAAGTACACCAAAGGCTTATTCCGCATGCATCAGTTCAATAAAGTTGAGCAGTTTATCTTTTGTCTGCCACAAGACTCCTGGATACTCCATGAGGAACTCCAGAAGAACGCCGAAGACTTGTACGCGGGTTTAGGGCTTCATTTCAGAACGACAAATGTTTGCACTGGCGACATTGGAAACTTGGCGGCCAAGAAATACGACATAGAGGTGTGGATGGCTGATGGCGTTTACCGGGAAATAGGCTCCAACTCCAACTGCACTGATTACCAAGCCAGGCGACTCAATATCCGATACCGAGAGAAAAAGGGGATGGCACCAGCAGGCTTTGTGCACACGCTAAACAACACAGCCTTAGCAACGAGTCGAACGATGATGGCAATATTGGAGCAATACCAGCAAAAAGACGACTCAGTTGTCATACCCAAGGCATTGAGACCGTACATGAATGAAACCGAGAAGATAACGAAGGCATAA
- a CDS encoding 30S ribosomal protein S3ae produces MSAKKRVRDKWRTKDWFSVVAPQYFGATELGSVPADESSKLVGRVVDATLYDLTNDFAHQYLKMYFQVSDIDGKIARTVFKGHEYSRDYLRSLVRRKTTRIDMLQNVATQDGYQLRLAVCAFTLTRIRTTQEQAIRAIMKNTVNEKGKALTFDQFVQEVVLGKIASDIYNEAKKVAPMRHVGIRKSKLIAQPGQVVQPSVAG; encoded by the coding sequence GTGTCTGCAAAAAAGCGCGTCCGTGACAAGTGGCGTACCAAGGATTGGTTCTCGGTTGTGGCGCCTCAATACTTTGGCGCAACCGAGCTTGGCTCAGTTCCAGCTGATGAATCGTCCAAGCTCGTTGGAAGGGTCGTCGACGCTACGTTGTACGATTTGACCAATGACTTCGCCCATCAGTATTTGAAAATGTATTTTCAAGTGTCTGACATTGACGGAAAAATAGCCCGTACAGTCTTTAAAGGACACGAATACAGTCGTGATTACTTACGCAGTCTTGTGAGAAGGAAGACAACGAGGATAGACATGCTTCAGAATGTAGCCACACAAGATGGCTACCAACTACGCCTAGCTGTCTGTGCCTTCACGCTTACACGCATACGAACCACTCAAGAACAAGCTATTCGAGCCATAATGAAGAACACTGTGAATGAAAAGGGAAAAGCCCTCACATTCGACCAATTTGTGCAGGAAGTAGTGCTCGGGAAAATAGCTTCAGACATTTACAACGAAGCAAAGAAAGTTGCACCCATGCGCCACGTAGGCATACGCAAGTCCAAACTAATTGCGCAACCGGGGCAAGTTGTTCAGCCCAGCGTAGCAGGATAG
- a CDS encoding nucleotidyltransferase domain-containing protein has protein sequence MEAALLLYTQQEKEFKQAKRRAAKTLASRMLPSNKDIAQELDKIADDMEGPARKERLAQMRKSALSIMVMLGEFHPRLVGSVWRGTSHKNSDIDIEVFTTEHAKVLGRLKQNSFLVRKAELQSVTKGNENEKAFHIYLALPPKYEVELVVRDPEKIDEVDMCETYGDPIKGLRIHQLRRILLINPTQKFVPT, from the coding sequence ATGGAAGCCGCTCTTCTGCTCTACACCCAACAGGAGAAGGAGTTCAAACAAGCGAAGCGGCGAGCAGCCAAAACACTAGCATCTAGGATGCTGCCAAGCAACAAAGATATAGCCCAAGAACTAGACAAAATAGCAGATGACATGGAAGGTCCGGCGAGGAAAGAACGACTTGCTCAGATGAGAAAGAGTGCGCTGTCAATAATGGTCATGCTCGGCGAGTTTCATCCTAGGCTAGTTGGCAGCGTGTGGAGAGGCACGTCGCATAAGAACAGTGACATAGACATCGAAGTTTTCACAACCGAGCACGCAAAAGTGCTTGGAAGACTCAAACAAAACAGCTTTCTGGTTCGAAAGGCGGAGTTACAATCAGTCACCAAAGGCAACGAAAACGAAAAAGCATTCCACATTTACCTAGCCTTGCCGCCCAAATACGAAGTTGAACTAGTTGTCCGTGATCCTGAAAAGATCGATGAGGTTGACATGTGCGAGACCTATGGGGATCCCATAAAAGGACTAAGAATCCATCAACTTCGAAGAATCCTTTTAATCAACCCTACGCAAAAGTTCGTGCCCACGTAG
- a CDS encoding DUF2095 family protein, protein MAKAPSLKREELNLKEMGNMEFDKKRFRKMFSSLADEMETDENRVKISSVRSDVGIAERATAKRFDNFIPDAVDYIRRCDDQKQAEEIIDYLEKRHEITVEHAQKLRRQLKTKGVRSFGPKKQDDYYSRAE, encoded by the coding sequence ATGGCTAAGGCACCGTCACTCAAGCGAGAAGAGCTGAATCTAAAAGAGATGGGAAACATGGAGTTCGACAAAAAGCGGTTCAGGAAAATGTTTTCAAGTTTAGCTGACGAAATGGAGACAGATGAAAACCGCGTGAAGATTTCATCGGTCCGCTCCGATGTCGGTATTGCCGAACGCGCCACGGCAAAGAGATTCGACAACTTCATTCCAGACGCAGTAGATTACATCCGCCGATGCGACGACCAAAAGCAAGCCGAGGAAATCATAGACTACCTTGAAAAGAGACACGAAATCACAGTTGAACACGCGCAGAAGCTGCGGAGGCAGCTCAAGACGAAGGGCGTCAGAAGTTTCGGACCGAAGAAGCAGGATGACTACTATTCTCGCGCTGAATAG
- a CDS encoding 4Fe-4S dicluster domain-containing protein, giving the protein MVEVKIDLDKCDGCATCKDTCPVSVFEIVDGKSQVVNVKDCLACRACEVQCPNQCIQIIE; this is encoded by the coding sequence ATGGTTGAAGTCAAGATAGATCTCGACAAATGCGACGGTTGCGCCACGTGCAAAGACACGTGCCCTGTCAGCGTTTTCGAGATAGTTGACGGAAAATCGCAAGTAGTCAATGTCAAGGACTGCCTCGCCTGTCGAGCATGCGAAGTTCAATGCCCGAACCAATGCATCCAAATAATAGAGTAA
- a CDS encoding histone deacetylase: MNTAIYYSPRFLEHDPGTDHPETPRRLRVIVEELSRSGLLQSERCAYIEPKRSRREDVELVHEAEYVELVEKTCAAGGGVLDLGDTVVSSKSCQVAMLAVGAVVDAVNMVFECRANNAFALVRPPGHHAGPYYALGFCLFNNVAVAASYLLSHMGLNRVLILDVDTHHGNGTQEIFYGTDKVLYISLHEDSIGFPGTGFVDELGEGEGLGFTVNVPLPFKIGDADYQRAFDEIVVPIAHQYEPEFILVSAGFDGHYTDPVGDLSLSMKGYEETFAKIVNLAAKVCAGKLVASLEGGYSLNFLGKMVTSAISKMAKSSYRVSDSRPTGHPRVQRKAEQIITDVKRVQSAFWEL; this comes from the coding sequence GTGAACACAGCAATATACTATAGTCCAAGATTCCTCGAGCACGACCCTGGGACTGATCATCCCGAAACGCCTCGCCGTTTGAGAGTTATTGTTGAGGAACTAAGCCGAAGCGGTTTATTGCAGTCTGAAAGATGCGCTTACATTGAGCCTAAGCGTTCGAGGCGTGAAGATGTTGAACTTGTCCATGAGGCAGAGTATGTTGAGCTTGTGGAGAAGACGTGTGCTGCAGGCGGCGGAGTCCTCGACTTGGGTGATACGGTTGTCAGTTCCAAGAGTTGTCAGGTAGCTATGCTTGCGGTTGGGGCTGTTGTGGACGCTGTGAACATGGTGTTTGAGTGCAGAGCAAACAACGCGTTTGCGTTGGTTCGTCCGCCCGGGCATCATGCCGGTCCTTACTACGCCTTGGGCTTCTGTCTTTTCAATAATGTCGCCGTGGCTGCTTCCTATCTGCTTAGTCACATGGGTCTGAATCGTGTTCTTATTCTTGATGTCGATACGCATCATGGAAATGGAACTCAGGAGATTTTCTATGGCACAGACAAAGTGCTCTACATAAGTCTGCATGAGGATTCAATCGGTTTCCCTGGCACAGGCTTCGTGGACGAACTTGGCGAAGGTGAAGGACTAGGCTTCACCGTTAACGTGCCCTTACCCTTTAAAATAGGCGATGCAGATTATCAACGAGCTTTTGACGAAATCGTTGTGCCCATTGCCCACCAGTATGAGCCTGAGTTTATTCTGGTTTCGGCGGGCTTCGATGGACACTACACCGATCCGGTGGGCGATCTCTCTTTATCTATGAAAGGTTATGAAGAAACTTTTGCCAAAATCGTGAACCTAGCGGCTAAAGTTTGCGCTGGGAAACTCGTAGCTTCGCTTGAGGGGGGTTACAGCCTCAATTTCTTGGGAAAAATGGTTACATCAGCCATATCGAAAATGGCAAAATCCTCTTACAGGGTTAGTGACAGTCGCCCAACTGGACATCCCCGAGTGCAGAGAAAGGCCGAACAAATCATAACTGACGTGAAGCGCGTTCAATCAGCTTTTTGGGAACTGTGA